Proteins from one Herpetosiphon gulosus genomic window:
- a CDS encoding GNAT family N-acetyltransferase has translation MHEANNDLGNEYIIGPLEQRHDRAAFSCESEPLNDYLKTFARQNDSKRVSKVYVATRQGDKAICGFYTLSAHQVEIPRFPEDMQRKLPKYTHLPALLLGRLARDSSHRGKGLGGLLLGDAIIMFVLTSSIVGAAALVVDAKDENAKKFYAENGFLTFADNPMQLYMTFQKAKSYMPAGAMPTFSKEDIRWK, from the coding sequence GTGCACGAAGCGAATAATGATCTAGGCAACGAATACATAATAGGGCCGCTCGAACAAAGACATGATCGGGCGGCTTTTTCGTGCGAATCAGAGCCGCTTAATGACTACCTAAAAACATTTGCACGCCAAAATGATAGTAAACGAGTATCGAAAGTTTATGTAGCCACACGGCAAGGCGACAAGGCAATTTGTGGGTTCTATACACTTTCAGCGCATCAGGTTGAAATTCCAAGGTTCCCCGAAGACATGCAAAGAAAACTACCTAAATACACCCATCTCCCTGCGTTGCTGCTCGGGCGGCTGGCAAGGGATAGCAGCCACCGTGGCAAAGGCTTAGGCGGTCTATTGCTGGGGGATGCGATTATAATGTTTGTTCTTACAAGTTCTATAGTGGGAGCAGCGGCATTGGTTGTTGATGCAAAAGATGAAAACGCGAAAAAATTCTATGCAGAAAACGGATTTTTAACATTTGCCGACAATCCAATGCAACTATATATGACCTTCCAGAAGGCTAAATCTTATATGCCAGCGGGCGCAATGCCCACATTTTCAAAAGAAGATATTCGTTGGAAGTAA